TTGGCTGAACAAATATTTCATCTTACCAATACCACAAACCGTCTGGGTAAAATTGAAGAAGGTAATACCATAATGGATTTTGACCCAGAAGAAATAACCAAAAAGATGTCGCTTGGGTTATCAATCGGTTATGCCAATTATATGGATCATAAAATAAACATTTTAGATGCTCCTGGGTGTCCCGATTTTGTTGGTGATGCAATTGTAGCCCTCCCTGCCGTGGAAAATGCTGTCATCGTTGCAAATGCCGCAGGGGGTTATGAAGTAGGTTTGGAACTTGCCATTGAGCAAATTGAAGAACGCAAAACGGGGAAAGTAATAGTAGTTAATCGGATGGATAATGAACATTCTGATTATGATAAAACTTTGGAAACAATTGCTGAAAATAGCGGATTAAAACCTGTCAAAGTTCATATTCCCATCGGAAAAGAAGGAGCTTTTGAAGGTGTGGTGGATGTAATTAAGCGCAAAGCCATAAAAGGTAATGCGGAAAGTGAGATTCCTGCGAATATGGCAAATGCTGTTGAAGAAGCTCGTATGCAATTAATGGAAGCAGTGGCAGAAACGGATGAGGATTTACTTAATGAATACTTGGAAAATATGGAGCTTCCTGAAGATAAATTAATTGCCGGGCTAAAAAAAGGCATATTAAGTGGTGAATTATCTCCTGCTTTTGTTTGTTCCGCCGGAACTGGAGAAGGCGTTCTTGCTTTGTTAAGCGGTATTATAAATTATCTTCCCTCACCTGTTGAAGCAAATGAAATTGAAGTGCTGGAAAATGGCCAAAAATCAAAACTGGTCTGCAAACCCGATGGAGAACTTTTGGGCTATATATTTAAGCTCTACGCAGATCCAGGGATGGGTGATTTTGCTTATGTTCGCTTATTTTCGGGCTCTCTAAAAACCGGTATGGAGTTTTATATTCCCGAAAAAGATGCAAAAGATAAAGCGGGAACTATGTATTATATGCTGGGCAAGAATCGTAATGACTGTAACGAAATTAAAGCTGGCGATATTGGTGCCTTGCTTAAGCTGAAAAATGCCAAAGTTACCAACAGCATTGTAGCGTTAAATTCGAAATTGTCTATGATACCAGTGCAATTACCAACTCCCACTACCTGGCAAACAATTAAGGCAGTAAATCAGGCAGATGAAGATAAAATAGGAACTGTATTGCAAAGAGTTATTGCTGAAGATCCCACCATAAATTACGAATTGAATGTTGAAACGCACGAAAATGTTTTATCTGGTATGGGTGAACAGCAATTACAATTGGTATTGAAGAAATTGAAAAACCGTTACAAAGTTGATGCTATCCTTAAGGAACCGCGTATTCCCTACAAAGAAACAATAATGGCAAATGCGGAATCCAATTATAAACATAAAAAGCAATCTGGCGGTAGAGGACAATACGCTGATGTTTATTTTAGAATAAAACCAACCGAAAGAGGTGAAGGGTTTAAATTCATCAATTCCATTGTCGGAGGTGTGATACCTTCAAATTATATACCTGCCATAGAAAAGGGTCTAAACGAGACATTGGAGAAAGGTATTATTGCCGGTTATCCAGTGGTTGATATATCCGTAGAAGTATATTATGGCAGTTATCATGAAGTTGATAGCTCAGAAATTGCCTTTAAAATTGCTTCATCTATGGCATTGAAAGATGGCTTCAAGAAAGGCAAGCCGATTTTGTTGGAGCCCATTCATGAACTTGTAATTATCGTTCCGAGTGAATATATGGGCGATGTAATGGGCGATATATCAACTCGCCGAGGCAAAATTCTTGGTATGGAACAACATGGTACAAAGCAACATTTAACTGCACAGATGCCTTTAGCAGAAATGTATTCTTATTTCCCTGCCTTAAAATCATTTACTCAAGGGAGAGGACGTTTTCTGCAAAAATTCTCACACTATGAGAAAGTTCCGGAAGACATTGCTCAGAAGGTAATTGCTGCTTGGCAAGATCAATCCAATGAATAATATAGGTTAATTTGTGCAGATAAAGTGGTACGAATATTCAACATCAAAAACTTTGATATGCAGCCGCTTTCTGCCAGCAAAATTATGCAGTTTTGTAGCCCTCTCAGAGTTAAAAAAGGTCTCTTTAGGATTGGCAGAAATGCCGACTCTTTAGGGAATTGTTTTCTGGAGAGCAGAGGATATTGTGGTATTATGATTATATGTGATGATAAATAAAAAACCGAGGTTTATATGTCAGGACACAACAAATGGAGTTCGATCAAACATAAAAAGGGCGCTGCCGATGCTAAAAGAGGGCAGATTTTTACCCGTTTAGTAAAAGAAATTATTTTAGCTGCAAGAGCCGGGGGTGGCGATCCAGATATGAATCCTCGCTTAAGAACGGCTATCAATACTGCCAAAGAAAACAATATGCCCAAAGATAACATAGAGCGAGCTATCAAAAGAGGAACGGGTGAAATTGAAGGCGCCGCTTATGAAGAAATTATTTATGAGGGCTATGGACACAACGGCGTGGGTATTGTAGTGGAAGTGATGACTGATAATAAAAAACGCAGTGTATCAGAACTCAGACACACTTTTGCCAAATACGGTGGAAATCTTGCTGAATCGGGTTCAGTGGCTTGGAATTTTGAACAAAAGGGCTTTATGAATGTTCCCGCAGCAGGTTTGGATGAAGATGAATTTATGATGAAAGCACTGGAAGCGGGAGCGGAAGATGTAGAATTAAATGAAGATAATTTTGATATCTATACTTCCCCCGGTGATTTTCACAATGTGATCGGTAATTTAGAAAAAGATGGCTATCCTGTTCATAATGCAGAACTAACCAGAGTGCCCAAAAACACGGTTGCAGTTGATGATGATACTGCCGTAAAACTTATGCGCTTAATTGAATCTTTGGAAGAGTTAGATGATGTGCAAAAGGTATATGCCAACTTTGAATTTTCCGATGCTGTTATGGAGAAACTTTCCCAAGCTTAAATAAACCCAAGTGATTATTATTGGTTTTGATCCTGGCAGCCGTTTTTGCGGTTATGGTCTTTTGCAAATTGAAGGACGAAAAATTCTTGCTGCGGGTTGTGATGTTTTTGATGTCTCCAAAGAAAAGACACTGGGATTACGGCTTAAATCTCTCTATGAAAATATGCTGGGTCTGTTAGATGAATATCATCCTGAAATTGCAGCCGTA
The genomic region above belongs to Candidatus Cloacimonas sp. and contains:
- the fusA gene encoding elongation factor G, coding for MKEYEMNKIRNLLFIGASGAGKTSLAEQIFHLTNTTNRLGKIEEGNTIMDFDPEEITKKMSLGLSIGYANYMDHKINILDAPGCPDFVGDAIVALPAVENAVIVANAAGGYEVGLELAIEQIEERKTGKVIVVNRMDNEHSDYDKTLETIAENSGLKPVKVHIPIGKEGAFEGVVDVIKRKAIKGNAESEIPANMANAVEEARMQLMEAVAETDEDLLNEYLENMELPEDKLIAGLKKGILSGELSPAFVCSAGTGEGVLALLSGIINYLPSPVEANEIEVLENGQKSKLVCKPDGELLGYIFKLYADPGMGDFAYVRLFSGSLKTGMEFYIPEKDAKDKAGTMYYMLGKNRNDCNEIKAGDIGALLKLKNAKVTNSIVALNSKLSMIPVQLPTPTTWQTIKAVNQADEDKIGTVLQRVIAEDPTINYELNVETHENVLSGMGEQQLQLVLKKLKNRYKVDAILKEPRIPYKETIMANAESNYKHKKQSGGRGQYADVYFRIKPTERGEGFKFINSIVGGVIPSNYIPAIEKGLNETLEKGIIAGYPVVDISVEVYYGSYHEVDSSEIAFKIASSMALKDGFKKGKPILLEPIHELVIIVPSEYMGDVMGDISTRRGKILGMEQHGTKQHLTAQMPLAEMYSYFPALKSFTQGRGRFLQKFSHYEKVPEDIAQKVIAAWQDQSNE
- a CDS encoding YebC/PmpR family DNA-binding transcriptional regulator, whose amino-acid sequence is MSGHNKWSSIKHKKGAADAKRGQIFTRLVKEIILAARAGGGDPDMNPRLRTAINTAKENNMPKDNIERAIKRGTGEIEGAAYEEIIYEGYGHNGVGIVVEVMTDNKKRSVSELRHTFAKYGGNLAESGSVAWNFEQKGFMNVPAAGLDEDEFMMKALEAGAEDVELNEDNFDIYTSPGDFHNVIGNLEKDGYPVHNAELTRVPKNTVAVDDDTAVKLMRLIESLEELDDVQKVYANFEFSDAVMEKLSQA